The genomic window TATGAATGCGGCCAGGCGCCGGTTCAGCCCGGCAAAACATTGCCGTTCCTGGCGATGGAGTTCGTCGAAGGCGGCACGCTCGCGGATGTGATTGCCGCGCGCCGTTTGCCGGTGGAACTCGTGATCTATTTCAGTCGTGAAATCGTTGCCGGCCTCGAAGCGGCGCATCGCAATCACATTGTGCATCGCGATCTCAAACCGCAAAATTTGCTGGTGGACGCCGAAGGCTGCCTCAAAGTGACCGACTTCGGGCTGGCTGCGTTCATGGGCGGTGAAAACGGCGGCGCGATTATCGGAACGCCGCAATACATGTCCCCGGAACAAGCCGCGGGCGAAGCCGCCACTCCGGCGAGCGACTATTTCAGTCTCGGCGTGATTATGTATGAAATGCTCGCCGGAAATTCGCCGTTCGACGGAGAAACGATCAATGAACGGCTGTATCGCGTGATGCACGAAAATCCGGCGTCGCTGGCAGCCATGTTGCCGGAAGCCGTGTTGCCGCTGGCGAGGCTGGTGCAGCAATTGTTGGAAAAAAAATGCGCGAAGCGTTTGAGCCGGCCGGAACAAATTCTGAGCACGCTGGATGCGTGTGAGCACGAACTCGCGCGGCGCGCCCGCGGCATGCATCTGCGCCAGTTCTTGACCGATCCGGCGGGTTATGCGCCGGAAAAAATTTTACCGAAGAAGGCGAAACCCGCCCGCCCCACCGCGCGCCTCTCTGCGGGTTTGATGCTGGTGTTGTTGCTGGCGCTGGCCGGCGGCGCGTGGCAATTGGTGAAGTTCACCTCGCAGAAGCCGCAAGCGAATTTACACAACGGCTCTGCAAAAATAGCGGCAGCCACTCTGCCCACAGCAGCGCAAGAAAGCGATTCAATAGCGCTGCCTGCTGTTTCGCCAGATGCTCCGGAAACGTCGGAGACGGCGCCGCTGCAATCCGAGTCGAGTGAAACACTTGTGAAACAGCAACCGGAACCAGAAATGAATGTGCCCGTGCAACAAGAGACGGTTGCAGAAGAAGCGCGCGTGATTCCGGCGCCGCCGGCGAGCGGAAGTTTGCGCATTGCCTGTTTGCCGTTTGCACAAGTTATTTTGGATGGCGACACGCTGGGGCCCGTGGATATGCAGCCGGTCATTTTTACCGCGCCAGCCGGCGAACATGTGTTGGAGCTGGCAAATCCGCGGTTTCCGACCTATCAAAGAAAACTTGAAGTGGCGGCGGCGGATACGTTCGACGTGCAGCTTTCATTGTGGGAGACCGTCGCGCGTTTGACGCTGTATGTCAAGCCCTGGGCGGAAGTATTTATTGACGGCGTCAGCTTCGGCAAAACGCCGCTGGATGAAATCATTTTGGCGCCGGGCGCGCGCCAGCTCCGTCTTGTGCATCCCGAGCGCGAGACGTTTACCACGACGCGAGAATTTGCTGCCGGCCAGCGCGAGACGTTGACCATTGAACTGCAGCCGAAAGAATGAACGTGAGGCAGGCGAAACCATCGCGCCGATATTCAAATCGGTTGACGCTTGATTGAATCCCTAACGACGCGAAGCGTTTTGGATTTCGACTCGTGCGATCATGTGAGACCGCCGGCCCTCCCGCGCATCCGGGATGGCGCCGGCCACCTGCTGGTTAAAAGAGTCACATAAGAGATGAAAAGGCCAATGCAACTGTTCTTGGGATGGCTCTTGCTGGCGTTGCCGCTTGCACGCGCGCAAAACTGGGAGGCGCGCGAGCCAATGCTCACGCCGCGCTTTGCCATGTCCGCCC from Cytophagia bacterium CHB2 includes these protein-coding regions:
- a CDS encoding PEGA domain-containing protein codes for the protein MKRIDKYNLIAELKRGQYATVYRAYEAAKQRFVLLKVLHASDAALRARFAQEAQILTRLAHRNIVRIYECGQAPVQPGKTLPFLAMEFVEGGTLADVIAARRLPVELVIYFSREIVAGLEAAHRNHIVHRDLKPQNLLVDAEGCLKVTDFGLAAFMGGENGGAIIGTPQYMSPEQAAGEAATPASDYFSLGVIMYEMLAGNSPFDGETINERLYRVMHENPASLAAMLPEAVLPLARLVQQLLEKKCAKRLSRPEQILSTLDACEHELARRARGMHLRQFLTDPAGYAPEKILPKKAKPARPTARLSAGLMLVLLLALAGGAWQLVKFTSQKPQANLHNGSAKIAAATLPTAAQESDSIALPAVSPDAPETSETAPLQSESSETLVKQQPEPEMNVPVQQETVAEEARVIPAPPASGSLRIACLPFAQVILDGDTLGPVDMQPVIFTAPAGEHVLELANPRFPTYQRKLEVAAADTFDVQLSLWETVARLTLYVKPWAEVFIDGVSFGKTPLDEIILAPGARQLRLVHPERETFTTTREFAAGQRETLTIELQPKE